The genomic segment TAGCTAAGATAAATATTAAAGATATTTATTATAAGCAGATAATGCATATTTCAATTCACAGTGCACATTTCACAATTCACAACTACGGCTAAAATTCTTGCAATATTTTTAGAATTATGATGAAGAATTATTTTTGTAACATATATACAATAAAAAATAAAGAATTTCACAAAATCGACACAATTATGATGTATTATTATTTAACAATTAGGTAAATGAAGTTTATAAAAGGTATTATTGTTCATAATTAAAGATATTAGTAAGTAACTATGATTTAAGGAGGTTTTTATGAGAAGTAAATTAGTTAAATTTATAATAATTGCAGCTTCAATATTTACATTAGTTTCTATTTCAGATTACTTACCTAAAAATAATGGCATGAATAGTACGAGTAATAGTGTAAGCAATTTTGTAAGAGCACTAAGAAGCGGTGATTTAGATAGCCTTCTAAGTAGTGTGAAAGATATAATAAGTGTCGATAAAAATAATAATAAGCATAACTTAGTGTCACCAAGAGACCTAAAACAATACATTTTAGATGAAATTGGTGATATAAAAGGGATTAAAATAATCAATGAGCCTAAAATTATAAAAATAATAAAACCAATACAGAAGACTCCAGTAAAAAGTGATTTTAAATTAGGAGAGATAAATGAAAATACTAATAAAGCTGTAAATGATCCTGGATATAAGTATGAGTGGGATATAAGCTACACAGAGGCAGATAAAGCATGGCCTCTAATAAAACAAAAAAGAGGAATTAAAGTAGCAGTTTTAGATACAGGAGTAGATTATACTCATCCAGATTTAAAAAATAGAGTATTAAAGAGCAAGGGATATAATTTTGTAGATAATAATTCTGATACTATGGATGACAATGGTCATGGTACTCATGTATCAGGAATAATAGCTGCAAATGCTAACGACAATATTGGTATAGCAGGAATTGATGGGACATTAGACGTAAAAATAATTCCGATAAAAGTATTAAATAGCAATGGCGAAGGTGAGATAAATGACATAGTTAGGGGGATTAAGTATGCTGCAGATAACGGAGCTGATATAATTAATTTGAGTTTTGGAGCTAATGAGAAGAGTAAATCAATTGCAGAAGCAATAAGTTATGCTAAGAGTAAAGCCG from the Clostridium beijerinckii genome contains:
- a CDS encoding S8 family peptidase, with amino-acid sequence MRSKLVKFIIIAASIFTLVSISDYLPKNNGMNSTSNSVSNFVRALRSGDLDSLLSSVKDIISVDKNNNKHNLVSPRDLKQYILDEIGDIKGIKIINEPKIIKIIKPIQKTPVKSDFKLGEINENTNKAVNDPGYKYEWDISYTEADKAWPLIKQKRGIKVAVLDTGVDYTHPDLKNRVLKSKGYNFVDNNSDTMDDNGHGTHVSGIIAANANDNIGIAGIDGTLDVKIIPIKVLNSNGEGEINDIVRGIKYAADNGADIINLSFGANEKSKSIAEAISYAKSKAAFVVAAAGNDNEDSDNISPAGDGAFTVAAMSYNYKKASFSDYGNCIKVSAPGVEILSTVPGGYEAWDGTSMAAPVATGIAAMVKAEDPNLSQSQIEDILDSTAKDIMSKGKDKQSGYGLIDAYNAIKKVKQLEK